In the genome of Drosophila yakuba strain Tai18E2 chromosome 3R, Prin_Dyak_Tai18E2_2.1, whole genome shotgun sequence, one region contains:
- the LOC6538012 gene encoding GATOR complex protein WDR24 isoform X2, producing MPDSVEDTSTISLRICLEGHANALALNKDNNQIALAGRSLLKVYSINSNGFTESCNMRGKNQNLSYSANDVAWSTLDSNLLATAATNGVVSVWDLSKFGRQKQLLVYNEHERTAHTVTFHSSEPNILISGSQDGTIKCFDIRSDKSVNTYFCNSESVRDVKFSPHTQNIFSAVSENGTVQLWDMRKWDKCMVQFTAHYGPVYTCDWHPTRNWLATGSRDKQIKVWNMDGRPGLEHTIHTIAVVGRVKWRPERTYHIASCALVVDYSVHVWDIRRPYIPFASFNEHTNVTTGIAWQGSDSHCLLSISKDSTIYKHAFKDATRPALKANAQGASLGRFGDISFANKIKEYEPKSSGASNTKSSSFIRRKTNVAGSIQFHLDHSKMYKFMVNDTFSGHPLSESVSRPTQEHESFIGCARELVISGKKLAELCEHNAEVSKKYGKHNATTLWNFIKLFYGSNHFEPPFEHRSSFSNQKNPMNSRRSTQVASDWPQQRTDLGQDLNGNTPETAHEIDVANVDDDPLGSSGVEHPPTSSVILSETQIISEITFDNFELLRNGFIYVGPTECPKALAFPALHHDVQAARPQLDLKASDHEKSPPPHVPTVLKVSHVPPIPMWEPHKFVSDALMLMNDVGDVQTALTVLIALGEARKLLPIDDALVEHWFYTYVDQLHRYELWNEACEVINRSWLRSVQQLNQHSTAMHTNCGECGRPMGGKVGWYCDKCKSMQSAKCCVCGLIVRGVYAWCQGCSHGGHIEHLQKYFAKHSKCPKCGHLCAYS from the exons ATGCCCGATTCCGTGGAGGACACCTCCACAATCTCGCTGCGGATATGCCTGGAAGGACACGCGAACGCCCTGGCCCTGAATAAGGACAACAACCAGATTGCTTTGGCCGGAAGAAGCT TGCTTAAGGTGTACTCCATAAACAGCAATGGATTTACGGAATCATGTAATATGCGCGGAAAGAACCAGAACCTTAGCTACTCCGCCAACGATGTGGCCTGGTCCACTTTGGATAGCAATCTTTTGGCTACGGCGGCCACAAACGGAGTAGTTTCCGTGTGGGATCTCTCCAAGTTCGGCAGGCAGAAGCAGCTGCTCGTTTACAACGAACATGAGCGCACCGCCCACACCGTGACCTTCCACAGCAGCGAGCCTAACATCCTGATCTCCGGTTCTCAGGATGGCACCATCAAGTGTTTCGACATCCGATCGGATAAGTCGGTCAACACCTACTTCTGCAACTCGGAATCCGTGCGAGATGTCAAGTTtagcccacacacacagaacaTATTTTCCGCCGTCTCCGAGAATGGAACTGTACAATTATGGGACATGAGGAAGTGGGACAAGTGCATGGTGCAGTTTACGGCGCACTATGGCCCAGTATACACCTGCGACTGGCATCCCACAAGGAATTGGCTGGCCACCGGAAGTCGGGACAAGCAGATCAAGGTGTGGAACATGGATGGCAGGCCGGGATTGGAGCACACCATCCACACAATCGCCGTGGTGGGTCGGGTTAAGTGGCGACCAGAAAGAAC GTATCACATCGCCAGCTGTGCCCTTGTGGTGGACTACAGCGTTCATGTGTGGGACATCCGCAGACCCTACATACCATTCGCCTCCTTCAACGAGCACACCAATGTGACCACTGGAATTGCGTGGCAGGGCAGCGACTCGCATTGTCTTTTGTCCATCAGCAAGGACTCCACCATTTACAAACATGCTTTTAAGGATGCAACGCGGCCAGCGCTGAAGGCAAATGCTCAGGGAGCTAGCCTGGGCAGATTCGGGGACATCTCCTTTGCCAACAAGATAAAGGAGTATGAGCCCAAGAGCAGTGGTGCATCCAATACCAAGTCATCCAGCTTCAT TCGCCGGAAGACGAATGTGGCTGGCAGCATTCAGTTCCATTTGGACCATTCCAAGATGTACAAATTCATGGTCAACGACACG ttttcgGGACATCCTCTGAGCGAATCTGTTTCAAGACCTACCCAAGAACACGAGAGTTTTATTGGCTGTGCCAGGGAGCTGGTTATCAGTGGTAAAAAACTGGCTGAGCTATGTGAGCACAATGCAGAGGTTTCCAAAAAATACGGCAAACATAAT GCCACCACATTGTGGAACTTTATCAAACTGTTCTACGGCAGCAATCACTTTGAGCCGCCCTTCGAGCACCGCTCCTCCTTCTCGAATCAAAAAAACCCAATGAACTCTCGACGATCCACGCAAGTAGCCAGCGATTGGCCTCAGCAGCGAACTGATCTAGGCCAGGATCTCAATGGAAACACTCCGGAAACAGCCCACGAGATTGATGTGGCGAATGTCGACGATGATCCGCTCGGTAGCAGTGGTGTGGAGCATCCCCCTACGAGCTCCGTGATTCTGTCCGAAACGCAAATCATCAGCGAGATTACCTTTGACAACTTTGAGCTCTTGCGCAATGGGTTTATTTACGTGGGTCCCACCGAGTGCCCCAAAGCTTTGGCTTTCCCCGCCCTTCATCACGATGTGCAGGCAGCACGACCACAACTAGATCTCAAGGCTTCCGATCACGAAAAGTCACCT CCACCGCATGTTCCCACTGTCCTAAAAGTCAGCCATGTCCCGCCCATTCCCATGTGGGAACCGCATAAGTTCGTGTCCGATGCCCTCATGCTAATGAACGATGTGGGCGATGTGCAAACAGCTCTGACAGTCCTTATAGCGCTGGGGGAAGCTCGGAAACTCCTGCCCATTGACGATGCACTGGTG GAGCACTGGTTTTACACATACGTGGACCAGCTGCATCGCTATGAGCTGTGGAATGAGGCCTGCGAGGTTATCAACCGCTCCTGGCTAAGATCGGTACAGCAGCTCAACCAGCACTCGACCGCCATGCACACGAATTGTGGCGAGTGTGGACGTCCCATGGGCGGCAAGGTGGGATGGTACTGCGACAAGTGCAAGTCCATGCAGTCAGCCAAATGCTGCGTCTGCGGTTTGATCGTCCGGGGAGTCTACGCCTGGTGCCAAGGATGCTCTCACGGAGGACACATAGAGCACCTGCAGAAGTACTTTGCCAAGCACTCCAAATGCCCCAAGTGCGGACATCTTTGCGCGTACTCATGA
- the LOC6538012 gene encoding GATOR complex protein WDR24 isoform X1 has product MPDSVEDTSTISLRICLEGHANALALNKDNNQIALAGRSLLKVYSINSNGFTESCNMRGKNQNLSYSANDVAWSTLDSNLLATAATNGVVSVWDLSKFGRQKQLLVYNEHERTAHTVTFHSSEPNILISGSQDGTIKCFDIRSDKSVNTYFCNSESVRDVKFSPHTQNIFSAVSENGTVQLWDMRKWDKCMVQFTAHYGPVYTCDWHPTRNWLATGSRDKQIKVWNMDGRPGLEHTIHTIAVVGRVKWRPERTYHIASCALVVDYSVHVWDIRRPYIPFASFNEHTNVTTGIAWQGSDSHCLLSISKDSTIYKHAFKDATRPALKANAQGASLGRFGDISFANKIKEYEPKSSGASNTKSSSFISRRKTNVAGSIQFHLDHSKMYKFMVNDTFSGHPLSESVSRPTQEHESFIGCARELVISGKKLAELCEHNAEVSKKYGKHNATTLWNFIKLFYGSNHFEPPFEHRSSFSNQKNPMNSRRSTQVASDWPQQRTDLGQDLNGNTPETAHEIDVANVDDDPLGSSGVEHPPTSSVILSETQIISEITFDNFELLRNGFIYVGPTECPKALAFPALHHDVQAARPQLDLKASDHEKSPPPHVPTVLKVSHVPPIPMWEPHKFVSDALMLMNDVGDVQTALTVLIALGEARKLLPIDDALVEHWFYTYVDQLHRYELWNEACEVINRSWLRSVQQLNQHSTAMHTNCGECGRPMGGKVGWYCDKCKSMQSAKCCVCGLIVRGVYAWCQGCSHGGHIEHLQKYFAKHSKCPKCGHLCAYS; this is encoded by the exons ATGCCCGATTCCGTGGAGGACACCTCCACAATCTCGCTGCGGATATGCCTGGAAGGACACGCGAACGCCCTGGCCCTGAATAAGGACAACAACCAGATTGCTTTGGCCGGAAGAAGCT TGCTTAAGGTGTACTCCATAAACAGCAATGGATTTACGGAATCATGTAATATGCGCGGAAAGAACCAGAACCTTAGCTACTCCGCCAACGATGTGGCCTGGTCCACTTTGGATAGCAATCTTTTGGCTACGGCGGCCACAAACGGAGTAGTTTCCGTGTGGGATCTCTCCAAGTTCGGCAGGCAGAAGCAGCTGCTCGTTTACAACGAACATGAGCGCACCGCCCACACCGTGACCTTCCACAGCAGCGAGCCTAACATCCTGATCTCCGGTTCTCAGGATGGCACCATCAAGTGTTTCGACATCCGATCGGATAAGTCGGTCAACACCTACTTCTGCAACTCGGAATCCGTGCGAGATGTCAAGTTtagcccacacacacagaacaTATTTTCCGCCGTCTCCGAGAATGGAACTGTACAATTATGGGACATGAGGAAGTGGGACAAGTGCATGGTGCAGTTTACGGCGCACTATGGCCCAGTATACACCTGCGACTGGCATCCCACAAGGAATTGGCTGGCCACCGGAAGTCGGGACAAGCAGATCAAGGTGTGGAACATGGATGGCAGGCCGGGATTGGAGCACACCATCCACACAATCGCCGTGGTGGGTCGGGTTAAGTGGCGACCAGAAAGAAC GTATCACATCGCCAGCTGTGCCCTTGTGGTGGACTACAGCGTTCATGTGTGGGACATCCGCAGACCCTACATACCATTCGCCTCCTTCAACGAGCACACCAATGTGACCACTGGAATTGCGTGGCAGGGCAGCGACTCGCATTGTCTTTTGTCCATCAGCAAGGACTCCACCATTTACAAACATGCTTTTAAGGATGCAACGCGGCCAGCGCTGAAGGCAAATGCTCAGGGAGCTAGCCTGGGCAGATTCGGGGACATCTCCTTTGCCAACAAGATAAAGGAGTATGAGCCCAAGAGCAGTGGTGCATCCAATACCAAGTCATCCAGCTTCAT AAGTCGCCGGAAGACGAATGTGGCTGGCAGCATTCAGTTCCATTTGGACCATTCCAAGATGTACAAATTCATGGTCAACGACACG ttttcgGGACATCCTCTGAGCGAATCTGTTTCAAGACCTACCCAAGAACACGAGAGTTTTATTGGCTGTGCCAGGGAGCTGGTTATCAGTGGTAAAAAACTGGCTGAGCTATGTGAGCACAATGCAGAGGTTTCCAAAAAATACGGCAAACATAAT GCCACCACATTGTGGAACTTTATCAAACTGTTCTACGGCAGCAATCACTTTGAGCCGCCCTTCGAGCACCGCTCCTCCTTCTCGAATCAAAAAAACCCAATGAACTCTCGACGATCCACGCAAGTAGCCAGCGATTGGCCTCAGCAGCGAACTGATCTAGGCCAGGATCTCAATGGAAACACTCCGGAAACAGCCCACGAGATTGATGTGGCGAATGTCGACGATGATCCGCTCGGTAGCAGTGGTGTGGAGCATCCCCCTACGAGCTCCGTGATTCTGTCCGAAACGCAAATCATCAGCGAGATTACCTTTGACAACTTTGAGCTCTTGCGCAATGGGTTTATTTACGTGGGTCCCACCGAGTGCCCCAAAGCTTTGGCTTTCCCCGCCCTTCATCACGATGTGCAGGCAGCACGACCACAACTAGATCTCAAGGCTTCCGATCACGAAAAGTCACCT CCACCGCATGTTCCCACTGTCCTAAAAGTCAGCCATGTCCCGCCCATTCCCATGTGGGAACCGCATAAGTTCGTGTCCGATGCCCTCATGCTAATGAACGATGTGGGCGATGTGCAAACAGCTCTGACAGTCCTTATAGCGCTGGGGGAAGCTCGGAAACTCCTGCCCATTGACGATGCACTGGTG GAGCACTGGTTTTACACATACGTGGACCAGCTGCATCGCTATGAGCTGTGGAATGAGGCCTGCGAGGTTATCAACCGCTCCTGGCTAAGATCGGTACAGCAGCTCAACCAGCACTCGACCGCCATGCACACGAATTGTGGCGAGTGTGGACGTCCCATGGGCGGCAAGGTGGGATGGTACTGCGACAAGTGCAAGTCCATGCAGTCAGCCAAATGCTGCGTCTGCGGTTTGATCGTCCGGGGAGTCTACGCCTGGTGCCAAGGATGCTCTCACGGAGGACACATAGAGCACCTGCAGAAGTACTTTGCCAAGCACTCCAAATGCCCCAAGTGCGGACATCTTTGCGCGTACTCATGA